From the genome of Solanum stenotomum isolate F172 chromosome 5, ASM1918654v1, whole genome shotgun sequence:
TAAGGGCCAAACAAAAGTAGTTTGAAGGACCCATAACTTTCACAAATTTATCACTCAAGAAAAGGGGAGAAGATAATGAGGATAGGCAGTTTTGAGCTAGAAATTTTAGCTACCACAGCCAAATTCTCCATCATCCAACCCTTGGTAGGGGCCACATTTTGTTGCTTAGAAAGACTCACATTTCCTTTAAGAGATTAGATTTCTATGATTTTTTTCAATGGCTATAATCCAATATCCAAACAGTAGGCCCAACTCAAGAGGAGATAACCCCTTTTCAACCATCCAAAATGTATAAGGAAATTGTGTACATGAACAATTTGATTTTGTAGTAGAATTGCCCTGTGTGATATCATCAAgttcaattgttttttttttatctgaaTGCTGAATGCCCCAAATGGATTAAAGGGAAGGAAAACAAAAATCTCATTGCCATATACACATGAAACTCTAATGGCGAAAGCGACATCTTTATCAATGAAGCAAAATGAAATCACAAACTCAACATATGTAGTGTACAAGTTTAGGTACATCAATGTGCCTAATTTCTATCCTAATCTTAGATTTATTATCCATTTGATGTCGTCTCAAACATTCTCTCACTCAGTAGACCACCAAGAATGGTAACGAACATCGCCTaagaaacttgtttagctgcaGCTACAACAGCTTCTGCTGTAATACCAAACTCTTTGTATATCTTATCAGCAGGAGCACTAGCACCAAACCCGTCAATCCCGATGGCTTTTCCTTTATCGCCAACAAATTTTTGCCACCCAAATGTTGATCCAGCTTCAATGCTAACTCTAGCTGTAACAGATGATGGAAGGACACTTTCCTTGTATTCAGCTGATTGTTCATCATAAAGCTCCcaacaaacaaaagaaacaacCCTCACTgtctttccttctttctttagTTCCTCAGCAGCCTTGACAGCAATTTCCAACTCGGAGCCAGTACCGATCAAAATGACATCAGGTTTGTTGCCTGATGAATTGTCTGATACAATGTAGCCACCCTTTGCTGCTCCTTCAATAGAAGTTCCAGCAAGTTGTGGCAACTTTTGCCGAGAGAGGGCAAGGATTGATGGTGTTTTCCTCTTAAGGACAGCCACCTTGTAAGCTCCTGCTGTCTCATTGCCATCTGCTGGACGGAACATCAGAATGTTGGGCATGGCACGGAAACTTGCCAAGTGCTCAATGGGTTGATGGGTTGGACCATCTTCTCCTAGACCAATTGAATCGTGAGTCATAACATAAATAACTCCAGCTTCAGACAAGGCTGAAATCCTCATGGCTCCTCTCATGTAGTCAGTGAACACAAAGAAAGTAGCACAATAGGGGATCAAGCCAGGGCTGTGTAGAGCAATTCCATTACATATGGCTCCCATACCATGTTCACGAACACCAAACCTTAAATTACGCTCTTCTGGAGTGTTCTTTTGGAAGTCaccaaacattttcaaaagagTCATGTTTGATGATGCAAGATCAGCACTACCACCAAGGAAACCAGGTAGAACCTTGGCAAGAGCATTAAGGTTTTGTTGTGACAAGTTTCTCGTGGCATCAGCTGGGCTCTCGGGAGTGTAAGTCTGATATCAAGACACATACAAGTAAACGATTAAAGATCCTAAATTCAATATTGCAAAAGATACAGAAATGATAAATTTTTAGCAACAATTACTCACAGGAAGAGCTTTCTCCCAGCCAGCAGGTAGTTCACCAGTAATGATGGATTTCAAATCTGCAGCTTCCTCTGCATACTTCTTCTCATATTCAGCAAACTTAGCATTCCATTCAGTTTCAAGGGCAGCACCCTCCGGTGTATGACGACTCCAATGGCTGCACATAATACCAACATAAGTAACTGCAACGGGTAAAATACATCTACGAAATGAACATGTTATAGTACCTCTTCACATCTTCAGGCACATGGAAAGGCTCATAAGGCCATCCCAGGTTATTTCTAGTTGCCTCGACTTCCTTTGCTCCAAGTGCACTACCGTGCACACTGTAAGAGTTTGCCTTGTTAGGAGAGCCAAAACCAATTGTTGTAGTTACCTGTCGGGAGAAAAGAACAGTCAAAGTAATGTTTGTTAGGTTCTTCTGAgaatttcttctttatgttcacAACATACAGTTCAAGTGTATATTGGACCTTGATCATAGTAGGTTTGTCTTTGACAGCTTTAGCTTCCTTAATAGCTGCACGAATCTCATCATAACCTGTGTTACCATTCTTCACCCAGATAACATGCCATCCTAAAGACTCGAAACGAGCAGAGACATCCTCAGTGAAAGCAATTTCTGTGTCTCCGTCAATGGAAA
Proteins encoded in this window:
- the LOC125865231 gene encoding transketolase, chloroplastic, which gives rise to MASSSSLTLSQAIFSPSLPRHGSSSSSSPSLSFSTFSGLKSTPFTSSHRRILPSTTVTKQQFTVRVSAAVETLEKTDAAIVEKSVNTIRFLAIDAVEKANSGHPGLPMGCAPMGHILYDEVMKYNPKNPYWFNRDRFVLSAGHGCMLQYALLHLAGYDSVQEDDLKSFRQWGSRIPGHPENFETPGVEVTTGPLGQGIANAVGLAVAEKHLAARFNKPDAEIVDHYTYVILGDGCQMEGISNEVCSLAGHWGLGKLIAFYDDNHISIDGDTEIAFTEDVSARFESLGWHVIWVKNGNTGYDEIRAAIKEAKAVKDKPTMIKVTTTIGFGSPNKANSYSVHGSALGAKEVEATRNNLGWPYEPFHVPEDVKSHWSRHTPEGAALETEWNAKFAEYEKKYAEEAADLKSIITGELPAGWEKALPTYTPESPADATRNLSQQNLNALAKVLPGFLGGSADLASSNMTLLKMFGDFQKNTPEERNLRFGVREHGMGAICNGIALHSPGLIPYCATFFVFTDYMRGAMRISALSEAGVIYVMTHDSIGLGEDGPTHQPIEHLASFRAMPNILMFRPADGNETAGAYKVAVLKRKTPSILALSRQKLPQLAGTSIEGAAKGGYIVSDNSSGNKPDVILIGTGSELEIAVKAAEELKKEGKTVRVVSFVCWELYDEQSAEYKESVLPSSVTARVSIEAGSTFGWQKFVGDKGKAIGIDGFGASAPADKIYKEFGITAEAVVAAAKQVS